TGGTTGGACCAATTCCGGAAGCTGCAGGAACGCTACCTTCATCACATCGATGAGGAAGAGGAGGAGATGTTTCCGGCCGCGGCCGACGGCCTTAGCGAGGAAAAGACGGTCGAGCTGCGGGCGCTGTTCGAGAAGCGCAAGCCGCGCGAGATCGCGCGTGCGGAAGCCGGCGTCGATGAAGAGGACGATCGCGACTGACCATGCTTGCCGAAGGGCCGATGATCGACGCGCATCGCGTGACCTTGTCGGCGCCCGACGACTTCGACGGATGGCGCGATGCTGCGCGCGACCTTGCCGAAGCCGGCGTTCCGGCCAGCGCTGTCGTGTGGCAGGTCGACGGCGACGTGGGGGACCTTTTCGGCGTGGACGCGCCGCGCTCCGCCGCGCCCAGCTTTGCGGTGCCGCGGCCGTTCGTCGATCTCGCCAAGGCGGTCGTCTGCCACCGCGATCCGGAACGCTTTGCCCTGCTTTATGCGCTGCTGCTGAAGCTGCGCGACAATCGCCGGGCGTTGGAGGATCGTGCCGATCCGCTCGTCGATCGCCTGGAAAAGATGGCCAAGGAAGTGCGCCGCGACGCGCACAAAATGCATGCCTTCGTCCGCTTTCGCGAAGTCGAGGCGGACGGGGACACGCGCTTCGTCGCTTTTTTCGAGCCCGATCATCACATCGTTCGGCGCGAGGCGGGCTTTTTCATGCGCCGCTTTTCCAACATGCGCTGGTCGATATTGACGCCCGAGCTCAGCATCCACTGGGACGGCAAGCAGATCAGCGAAAGCCCGGGCGCGACGCGCGAGGATGCGCCCGACGGCGACCCGCTCGAGGAGACGTGGAAGACATATTACGCGAACATCTTCAATCCGGACCGGTTGAAGGTCGGCGCGATGATGAAGGAGATGCCGAAGAAATATTGGCACAACATGCCCGAAACCGCATTGGTCGCACCGCTCATTGCCAATGCGCGCAATCGGGAGCTGGAGATGATCGAACGGTCGAGGGCCAGTCTGAAGCCGGCCGTCCCGCCACCGCCATCGAGCAACCTGCGCGGATCGTGGGAGGCGTTGCGCGCGGAGGCGATGGTGTGCACGCGCTGCGACCTGCACAAATGCGCGACTCAGACGGTGTTCGGGGAAGGCCCGCTCGACGCGCGGATCATGTTCGTCGGGGAGCAGCCGGGCGACCAGGAGGATCTGGCCGGCCGACCCTTCGTCGGTCCGGCAGGTCAGATTTTCGATGCCGCGCTAGAACGCGCGGGGATCGACAGGGCGGGGGTCTACGTGACCAACGCGGTCAAGCATTTCAAATTCGTGCTGCGCGGCAAGCGGCGCATCCACAGCCGGCCGGACACGGGTGAGATCGATGCGTGCCGCTGGTGGGTCGACAATGAAAGGTCGCTGATCCGCCCGCCGCTGACGGTCGCGCTGGGGGCAACCGCAGCGCGCTCGCTCCTGCACAAGAGTGTGACGATCAGCCGCGTTCGCGGCGAGCCGCTCGCGCTGCCCGATGGCGGCGGCGAATGCTGGGTGACCGTGCACCCAAGCTTCCTCCTCCGCATCCCCGAAGAGGATCGCAAGCGCGAGGAGCAGGCGCTGTTCGTCCGCGACCTGGAACGGATCAAGGCGCGCGCCGCCGCGCTTGCCGCCTAGAAGCGGTAGCCGACCGTCCCCTTGAGCGTGCGCGGCGCGCCCGGCGCGATATTGTTGTCGTTGTGCGCGGTCGGGAAGTAATCGGCGCCGAAGACGTTCTCCAGGTTGAGCTGGGCCTCCATGCCGTTGGGAAGCTTGTAGAAGACGGCGGCGTCGACGCGCGCATAGCCGGGCAAACGCACGTTGTTGCTGATCGAGGCGTAGGATTTCGACCGCGCGATTACACCCAGGCCGGCGCCGACGCGGCTGTTGAAGTCGTAGCGATTCCAAAGGGAAAAGCTGTGCCGCGGGACTAGCGGTACCTCGCACTGTGCCACTGCCGGATTGCAGGCGCTGGTGCGTTCGCGGATTTCGGCCTTTTGGAGCGCGTAGCCGGCCGAAACCTGCCAGCGATCGGTGATGCTGCGCTCCAGCCCCAGCTCGATCCCGCGACTGCGCTGCTCCCCGGTCAGTAGCGGCGGTAGGCTCGGGTCCGGGTTGGGCGACTGACTGTTGGTGCGGTCCAGCTGATAGACCGCCGCTGTCGCCAGCAGGCCCTCGATCGGCTCCCACTTCCCGCCGATTTCCAGATTGTCGAAGCGTTCGGGCTTCAATTGCGCGCTCGCCGAGGTGAGGCCGCTGAACTGGTCGCCCGACTGCGGAAGATAGGAGCGGCTAAAGCTGCCGTAGACCGACATGCGCTCGGTCGGCTTGAGCACCAGCCCCAAACGCGGCGACCACAGATTGTCGGTTCGGTCGTAATCGCTGCTCCCGGCGCGCAGATCGTCGACCTCGAGCTTGAAGCGGTCGAAGCGAAGCCCCGCGACGATCTCCAGCCAGTCGGTGGGACGAAGCTGCTCCTGCACGTAGATGGCGGCGACGCTGGCGCGGGTGCGGTTGTTCGCGTCGCTCGGCGTCGAGGCGTAGATGACATCCACGTCCACCGTCGGATCGTCGATCGACACGCGATTGCCGGGGAGGCCCTGGATGGCGCCGCTTACGCGGTGGTTGCGCGATTTCTGTCGCCCCAGTTCAAACCCCGCGAGGAAGGTGTGGTCGATCGACCCCAGCTTGCCTTCCCAGATCAGGTCGGTCTGGCTGAACAGGTTTCGGCGGTCGTTGCGGCTGTTGTAAGCGCCAAGCACCACCTCGCCATTCGTAACGGCGCTGTTCGGGTAAATGTTCTGATAGAATTTGTCGTAATGGCCGTAGTGCGTGATGTTGCGCAACATCACCCCCCGCCGGAATTCATGCTCGGCGCGGAAGTGCGCGATGTTGACATCGGCTTTGGCGAAGCTGTCGTCGGGGTCGCCGAAGAAGCTCTTGTCGCGGCCCTCCAGCGGCTCGCCGGCGAGGGAAGGCAGGCCGCGATCGGTGGTGCGGCGGTCGTGGAAATATTCATAGCCGATGTCGATGCGCGTGGCTGGGCCGACCTGGATGCCCGCCGTCGGATTGAGGCCGTAGCGCTCGAGATCGACGTGGCGGCGGAAGCTGTCGCCATTTTCGTAAAGCGCGTTGATGCGCACGCCCGCGTTGCCCGACAGTGGCTGGTCGACATCGGCCGTTACCCGGACGCCGCCGAAGCTGTCGCTCGACACCAGGCCTTCACGATAGGCGTTGAGGGTCGAGCGCTTGCCGACCCGATTGACGATCCCGCCGCCGCCGCCGCGGCCGAAGATCATCGCGTTCGGCCCCTTCAATACCTCGACCCGATCGACGTTGTAGAAGTCGCGGAAATATTGAACGTCGTCGCGCACGCCATCGATGAAGAAGTCGGCGGTGGTGTTGTTGCCGCGCAGCGTGATCTGGTCGCGGTTGGCCTCGCCGGTACCGGCGGTCGCCCCGGGGACGAAGGTCAGCAGTTCGGCGATCGAGCGCAGGCCCTGGTCTTCGATCTGGCTTTCCGAGATGACCGTAAGCGCCTGCGGGATGTTGCGGACGTCGGTATTGGTCTTGGTTGCCGTGCTGGTCGAGCGGACGCCATATTCTCCGCGCTCGCCAGTGACGATGATTTCCCCCTGGGCGGCGTCGTCGGCGGCATCCGCCGCGCGCGCCGGAGACACGGAAAAAGCAATTACGGCCACCGTGGCCAACCAAGTCGAACGCGTCATCTGAACCCCTTCGTGATGCGGGCCAGCTAGCGTTATTGAAAATCATTCGCAATAGCGTTTATGAGCGGGGCGTCATCTTCAGAGGCATTCCGCCCAATGGCCGCAGGGTGACGGATCCCGACAGTCGGACTGGCCGTCTGACGCTACCGAAGGACCAGCGGGCTATCCAGACGGCGAGGATCGTCAGCGCTTCGGCGATCGCGAATCGTGCGCCGACGCAGGTGCGCGGGCCTGCGCCGAACGGGATATATTGAAAGCGGTGGCGGCCCTTCTTGCGATCAGGGGTGAAGCGTTGCGGGTCGAAGGCATCCGGATCGTCCCACAATGCGCGATGGCGGTGGAGCAGCCAGGGCCAAATGGATACGAAATCGCCGCGACGCACACGATACCCGCAGATCTCATCCTCGCCGATCGCTTCACGATCAAACCGTGGCGCCGCCGGATATAGTCGAAGCGATTCCTCGACCACCGATTGGAGCAGCGGCAGCCGGGTCGGCAGGCGGGCGTCCGCGCCTGAGGCCAGCGCCGCCTGCGCTTCGGCAGCGACCGCTTCCTGCAGATCAGGCTGCTCTGACAAAAGGTATAGCGTCCAAGTGATGCTGTTCGCCGTCGTCTCGTGCCCTGCGAGATAGAAGGTCGCGGCATTGTCCACCGCCAGCGAAACCGCTTCGGCGCGTGAATATTTTTCCGACAAGGCGTGTATCATGCCCGTGACGAAGTCGTCCGGCGCGCCGGGGCGAAGGCGCTCTTCGACGATCTGGGTCAAGGTGCGGCGCAAATAGGCCTGGCCCCGAAGCCCGCGAAGGCCGCGCAACGTCACCGGGAACACCGGCAGTCCCATAAGGACTTGTAGCCGCGCCTCGCTGAATCCCTCGAGCGCGGCGGCGATATGGGTCAATGCCGTCCGGCTGGTGAGGCGCTTGTCGCCGCTGAACAGCGCCTCCGTGATGACCTGCATCGTCGTTGTGGTCGCCTCTTCGGCCACATCCAACACGCCGCCGGCCCACCCTTTCGCGCGGCGTTCGGCCTGGGCGGCGAAGACGGGCACCAAAGCGTCGACCGCCGGCGGGTTGAAGCTGGCCGCGACGATTTGCCGCTGCGCGCGCCACAGCGGCCCGTCGGAAGTGAGGAGGCCGCGTCCGATGACTGGTGCGAGCAGCGTTTTGACAAGGCGCGGCTTCTCATAATTGGCGGCATTGTTGAGCAGGACGTGCTGGATGGCTTGCGGCTCAAGCGGGATGTGCACGCGCCAGCCAAGGACCTTGCGGAACAGATAGGTTTCCGAGAAGGCGCGCTCGGACCAGCCGTAGACCAGGGTCCGCGCGCGCTCGCCGTACAGTCCGCGCCACGATGGCACCGGTGCCGCGGGCCGCGGCGGATAGGGTGGGACGAAGCGCTCAGCCATTGGCCGGGCGGCGCCCCGCGATCGCGCGCACGCGAGTCTCGCGGTCGGGCGCGAGGCGGCGGGTCCGGTCGCGCACGCCTTCGGCCAGGGCAGCGCCGGCACTGGCGGGAGAGCCCGCGTCAAACGGGGGTCGCGGATCATATTCGAGCGCGAGCTGCACGCCCTTGGCATGGTCTTCACCACGAATGGCCGCGGTCAGCGCGAGGGCGAAGTCGATCCCTGCGGTCACACCGCCACCCGTGACGCGATTGCGATCGAAGACGACCCGCGCTTGCACCGGTTCGGCCCCGAACAAGGGGAGGAAAGCGTGCCAGTTCCAGTGGGTCGTCGCGCGATAGCCTTCGAGCAGGCCGGCCGCGCCGAGGATCAGTGAGCCGGTGCAGACGCTTGTCACCCAGCGGGCATCGGCCGCGACCTTTCGGATCCAGTCCAGAGCCTCTTCATCCTCCATCACGTCGACGCACCCAAAGCCGCCTGGAATGCAGATGATGTCGGCGCGGGTAATGTCGGCGAATGTCGCCGTGGGGACGATTGCAAACCCGCTGTCGGTCTGCACGGGCGCGAGGTCACGCCAGACAAAGTCGAGATGCGCATTCCCCAGCCGCGACAAGACTTGCGCCGGGCCGGTGAAATCGAGCTGGGTGACGTTCGGGTAGATCAGGAACGCGACTCGTACCGCGTCCATGTTCATTCCGCCGCAAGCAGGGTTTCGGCGCCGCCGAGGTCGACCGAAACGAGCCGGCTAACGCCCTTTTCGATCATGGTCACGCCGTACAGCCGATGCATACGGCTCATCGTCACGGCATTGTGGGTGACGATCAAATAGCGCGTGTCGGTTTCTTGCGTCATCCGGTCGAGCAGGTCGCAGAAGCGCTCGACATTGGCATCGTCGAGCGGGGCGTCGACCTCGTCGAGGACGCAGATCGGTGCGGGATTGGTCAGGAACAAGGCGAAGATGAGCGCGATTGCGGTCAGCGCCTGTTCGCCGCCCGACAGCAAGGTAAGGGTCGACAGCCGCTTGCCTGGGGGCTGCGCCATGATTTCCAGCCCGGCTTCAAGCGGATCGTCGCTCTCGACCAGCGCCAGATGGGCCTGGCCGCCGTCGAACAAGGTCGTGAACAGGCGCCGAAAGTGGCCATCGACCTTTTCATAGGCTTCGAGCAGCCGCACGCGCCCTTCGCGGTTGAGGTTGCCGATCGACCCGCGCAGGCGATGGATCGCCTGGGTCAGTTCGTCGGCTTCGGCCGCGCCTTTGGATCGCGTTTCGTCAAGTTCGGCGAGCTCGCGCTCGGCGACGAGGTTGACCGGCCCGATCCGCTCGCGCTCGGCGGTGAGTTGGTCGAGCGTCTGGGCTTCGGTCTCTGCATCGCGCTGCCGGTCGGCGTCGAAGCCGATCCGTTCCGGCAGGCGCTGGGGACGCATTCGAATTTCTCGACACTGGTGCGAGCAAATTCCGCACTTCGGCCGCGTTGCGCTTCGGCGCGAGCGGTCGCGGCGGCCCGGCGTTCCCGGGCGGCGGCCGAACTTTCGTTGGCCGCCGACACGGCCGCCGCAGCCGCGATCAGCGCGCGCTCCGCATCCTGTTCCGCCGTCGCCGCCTCGCCGACCTTCACCTGGCTTTGCGACGTCGCCCGTTCGAGTTCCGCGATTCGCGAATCGAGCGCGGCAGGCTCCTGCTCCAGCTCCACCCGTTCGGCCGCCTGCTGCGACTGCCGTTCGACCGCCCCCGCCAACCGCCGCTCGGCGTCGGCCTGGCGCTTGCGCCAATCGCCTTGCTCGCGGGCAGCGGTGGCGGTCCGCTCGCGGTCGGCGCCGGTCTCGCGTGCCCGCGTCGCCGCCTCGGCGCGCTTTTCGGCCACCGCGGACGCGGCAGCAGCCGCCGCTTCCCGCGCGGTCCCGACGTCGCTTTCGAGTGCGGCCGGGTCGGGCAAGGCACCCAGCGCCCGTTCCGAGGCTGCGACCGAATCGGAGGCGGCGCTCAGCACGGGCTCAAGGTCCGCCTGGCGCTGCATCAGATTGGCGCGTTGGGCCTCCAGCCGCTCGATCGCCGCCGCCGCGGAATCGCCATCACGCGACGCTTCGCGCGCGTCGCGCTCCGCCGCCAGCGCGGCGTGGCGCGCCTGCTCGGCGGCCTGGCGTGAATCCTCCATCGACTGCATCGCCGAATCGCGCGCGGCCTGCGCGTCAGCGACCGCTTTTCCCAGCGCGGGAAGCTGCTTCGCCAGTGCGGCAAGGCGGTTCGCGCGCAACAGCCGCTCGGCCGCCGCCGCTCCGGATTCCAGGGCGACGAACCCATCCCAGCGGCGAAGTGCGCCGTCGCGCGTGACGAGCCGCTGGCCGACGGCCAGCGCTTGCCCGACATCGCTGTCGACCACCGCAACCTGCTTCAACCGCCGCAGCAGTTCGGCTGGCGCACGCACATGATCGGCAAGACATTCGGTGCCGGACGGGAGGGCGGGGTCGCCGGGAAGCGGCGCGCTGCCCTGCCAGCGCCGCGCGCCGTCCGCGCCGATCGCGGCATCCGAATCCTCGCCCAGCGCGGCGGCCAGCGCCCGTTCGTAGCCAGGCTCGGCGGACAGGCTGGCAATCGCCGCGCCGCCGCCTTGGTCGAGCGCGCGCGCCAAGGCGTCATGCTCGGACTTGGCGGCAGACAAGGCAGCGCGCGCGGTCGAAAGCGCGCTCTCGGCGGCATCGCGCTGCTCGGCGGCGGCAGCGCGGCTTTGCTCGGCCGCGTTACGCCGCGCGTCGGCTTCGGCCATTGCGGCGGCCGCGGCCTTGCCACGCGCCTCCGCGTCCCGCTTTGCTGCGAAAAGAACCGCGCCATCGCCCAGCGCGGCCGACTGCTCGACAAGCCGGCGCTGCTCCTGCTCGGTCCGTGCAAGTTGCGCCCGCGCGGCTTCGAGCGCGGCCTCGGCCACCCGCCGCTCGGCGCGCATTGCCGCCTGCCGCGCAAGCAACTCGGCCAGCGCGGCCTCGGCCTCGCGCGATGCCGCCTCGGCGGCGGTCAGTTCGGTTGCGATCCGCGCCGATTGACCCTCGGCATCCTC
The sequence above is drawn from the Sphingomonas lutea genome and encodes:
- a CDS encoding UdgX family uracil-DNA binding protein (This protein belongs to the uracil DNA glycosylase superfamily, members of which act in excision repair of DNA. However, it belongs more specifically to UdgX branch, whose founding member was found to bind uracil in DNA (where it does not belong), without cleaving it, appears to promote DNA repair by a pathway involving RecA, rather than base excision.), with the translated sequence MLAEGPMIDAHRVTLSAPDDFDGWRDAARDLAEAGVPASAVVWQVDGDVGDLFGVDAPRSAAPSFAVPRPFVDLAKAVVCHRDPERFALLYALLLKLRDNRRALEDRADPLVDRLEKMAKEVRRDAHKMHAFVRFREVEADGDTRFVAFFEPDHHIVRREAGFFMRRFSNMRWSILTPELSIHWDGKQISESPGATREDAPDGDPLEETWKTYYANIFNPDRLKVGAMMKEMPKKYWHNMPETALVAPLIANARNRELEMIERSRASLKPAVPPPPSSNLRGSWEALRAEAMVCTRCDLHKCATQTVFGEGPLDARIMFVGEQPGDQEDLAGRPFVGPAGQIFDAALERAGIDRAGVYVTNAVKHFKFVLRGKRRIHSRPDTGEIDACRWWVDNERSLIRPPLTVALGATAARSLLHKSVTISRVRGEPLALPDGGGECWVTVHPSFLLRIPEEDRKREEQALFVRDLERIKARAAALAA
- a CDS encoding TonB-dependent receptor; translated protein: MTRSTWLATVAVIAFSVSPARAADAADDAAQGEIIVTGERGEYGVRSTSTATKTNTDVRNIPQALTVISESQIEDQGLRSIAELLTFVPGATAGTGEANRDQITLRGNNTTADFFIDGVRDDVQYFRDFYNVDRVEVLKGPNAMIFGRGGGGGIVNRVGKRSTLNAYREGLVSSDSFGGVRVTADVDQPLSGNAGVRINALYENGDSFRRHVDLERYGLNPTAGIQVGPATRIDIGYEYFHDRRTTDRGLPSLAGEPLEGRDKSFFGDPDDSFAKADVNIAHFRAEHEFRRGVMLRNITHYGHYDKFYQNIYPNSAVTNGEVVLGAYNSRNDRRNLFSQTDLIWEGKLGSIDHTFLAGFELGRQKSRNHRVSGAIQGLPGNRVSIDDPTVDVDVIYASTPSDANNRTRASVAAIYVQEQLRPTDWLEIVAGLRFDRFKLEVDDLRAGSSDYDRTDNLWSPRLGLVLKPTERMSVYGSFSRSYLPQSGDQFSGLTSASAQLKPERFDNLEIGGKWEPIEGLLATAAVYQLDRTNSQSPNPDPSLPPLLTGEQRSRGIELGLERSITDRWQVSAGYALQKAEIRERTSACNPAVAQCEVPLVPRHSFSLWNRYDFNSRVGAGLGVIARSKSYASISNNVRLPGYARVDAAVFYKLPNGMEAQLNLENVFGADYFPTAHNDNNIAPGAPRTLKGTVGYRF
- a CDS encoding cytochrome P450; its protein translation is MAERFVPPYPPRPAAPVPSWRGLYGERARTLVYGWSERAFSETYLFRKVLGWRVHIPLEPQAIQHVLLNNAANYEKPRLVKTLLAPVIGRGLLTSDGPLWRAQRQIVAASFNPPAVDALVPVFAAQAERRAKGWAGGVLDVAEEATTTTMQVITEALFSGDKRLTSRTALTHIAAALEGFSEARLQVLMGLPVFPVTLRGLRGLRGQAYLRRTLTQIVEERLRPGAPDDFVTGMIHALSEKYSRAEAVSLAVDNAATFYLAGHETTANSITWTLYLLSEQPDLQEAVAAEAQAALASGADARLPTRLPLLQSVVEESLRLYPAAPRFDREAIGEDEICGYRVRRGDFVSIWPWLLHRHRALWDDPDAFDPQRFTPDRKKGRHRFQYIPFGAGPRTCVGARFAIAEALTILAVWIARWSFGSVRRPVRLSGSVTLRPLGGMPLKMTPRS
- a CDS encoding DJ-1/PfpI family protein; protein product: MDAVRVAFLIYPNVTQLDFTGPAQVLSRLGNAHLDFVWRDLAPVQTDSGFAIVPTATFADITRADIICIPGGFGCVDVMEDEEALDWIRKVAADARWVTSVCTGSLILGAAGLLEGYRATTHWNWHAFLPLFGAEPVQARVVFDRNRVTGGGVTAGIDFALALTAAIRGEDHAKGVQLALEYDPRPPFDAGSPASAGAALAEGVRDRTRRLAPDRETRVRAIAGRRPANG